Proteins from a genomic interval of Nautilia sp. PV-1:
- the pgaD gene encoding poly-beta-1,6-N-acetyl-D-glucosamine biosynthesis protein PgaD — protein sequence MLNTDKIIIENPEFLNKTAKARDKIITFLFWAFLIYIFRPLFALILWLLFEIHVFSEDVFNMDVYEEIVKFLIKNSFTIFAFGVIFISWALYNKITYGNLHRRKPIPEVTDEEIAEYFKINIADLKKWKNSRYIKFDIEETDRGISIKEYKKRN from the coding sequence ATGTTGAATACAGATAAAATTATTATAGAAAATCCTGAATTTTTAAATAAAACTGCTAAAGCAAGGGATAAAATAATTACTTTTTTATTCTGGGCTTTTTTAATTTATATATTCAGGCCGCTATTTGCTTTGATATTATGGCTTTTGTTTGAGATTCATGTATTTAGCGAAGATGTTTTTAACATGGATGTATATGAAGAAATTGTAAAATTTTTAATAAAAAACAGTTTTACTATTTTTGCGTTTGGAGTTATTTTTATATCTTGGGCACTGTATAATAAGATAACTTATGGTAATTTACACAGAAGAAAACCGATTCCTGAAGTTACAGATGAAGAGATAGCTGAATATTTTAAAATAAATATTGCTGATTTAAAAAAATGGAAAAACTCAAGATATATTAAATTTGATATTGAAGAAACGGATAGAGGAATTAGTATAAAAGAATATAAAAAGAGAAATTAA
- the pgaC gene encoding poly-beta-1,6-N-acetyl-D-glucosamine synthase — protein sequence MFTSDFFIKIIEQLINYSYYYPLFMAYIWMIGAVYYYFHWERGTDPDSPPKLDKYPLVSILVPCYNEENHIQETIDYLLKTNYPNFEIIAVNDGSSDNTGKILKDIQSKHKNIRVIEFAKNQGKAIGLNSAAMISNGEYLICIDGDAILDPNAITWMMSHFLNGPRVGAVTGNPRIRNRSSLLGKIQIGEFSAIVGIIKRAQRIYGRVFTVSGVIVAFRKSAIHKIGYWHTDMVTDDIDISWRLELNHWNIRYEPNAICWMLVPETMKGLWKQRLRWAQGGAEVLKKYFKNIFDYKSRRMWGIYAEYFLSLIWAYSAIFTLIIWILGHFINMPEGMKVPTLVPSIYGTFLGITFLLQFAISLFIDSKYEKGVGRYYYWIIWYPFAFWIINVFTTTVGFIKAMFKEKGKRAVWDSPDRGIGD from the coding sequence ATGTTTACATCAGATTTTTTTATAAAAATAATAGAACAGCTTATAAACTATTCTTATTATTATCCTCTTTTTATGGCTTACATATGGATGATAGGGGCTGTGTATTATTATTTTCATTGGGAAAGAGGTACAGATCCTGACAGTCCTCCAAAACTGGACAAATATCCGTTGGTAAGTATTTTAGTGCCTTGTTACAATGAAGAAAATCATATACAAGAAACTATTGATTATCTTTTAAAAACCAATTATCCGAATTTTGAAATTATAGCCGTGAATGACGGTAGCAGTGACAACACCGGAAAAATATTAAAAGATATACAAAGTAAACATAAAAATATAAGAGTTATCGAATTCGCAAAAAACCAAGGTAAAGCTATAGGATTAAATTCTGCGGCAATGATTTCAAACGGAGAATATCTGATATGTATCGACGGTGACGCTATATTAGACCCGAATGCCATTACATGGATGATGTCACATTTTTTAAACGGACCCAGAGTGGGAGCCGTTACCGGTAATCCGAGGATTAGAAACAGATCTTCTCTTCTTGGAAAAATACAGATTGGAGAATTTTCGGCAATTGTAGGTATAATAAAAAGAGCACAGAGAATTTATGGAAGAGTATTTACCGTGTCTGGAGTGATAGTTGCATTCAGGAAATCGGCAATCCATAAAATAGGCTACTGGCATACGGATATGGTAACTGACGATATTGATATCAGCTGGAGATTAGAACTTAATCACTGGAATATAAGATATGAACCGAATGCAATCTGCTGGATGCTGGTTCCGGAAACAATGAAGGGGCTTTGGAAACAAAGACTGAGATGGGCCCAGGGAGGAGCTGAGGTATTGAAAAAATATTTTAAAAATATATTTGATTACAAAAGCAGAAGAATGTGGGGAATTTATGCGGAATATTTTTTAAGTTTAATATGGGCATATTCTGCAATTTTTACATTAATTATATGGATATTGGGTCATTTCATAAATATGCCCGAAGGCATGAAAGTGCCTACTTTAGTTCCGTCAATTTACGGTACTTTTTTAGGAATTACTTTTTTATTGCAGTTTGCTATAAGTCTTTTTATCGATTCAAAATATGAAAAGGGTGTAGGCAGGTATTATTACTGGATAATCTGGTATCCTTTTGCCTTTTGGATAATAAATGTATTTACGACAACAGTCGGATTTATAAAAGCTATGTTTAAAGAAAAAGGCAAAAGGGCAGTGTGGGACAGTCCGGACAGAGGTATAGGAGATTAA
- the pgaB gene encoding poly-beta-1,6-N-acetyl-D-glucosamine N-deacetylase PgaB: protein MFKKILIILIYIVSLYAGDKFMVLCYHNVEDNPKDPDIMTISTAKFLQQLNWLSAHGYHPVSIDDLIAAKKGIKKLPKKAILLTFDDAYQSFYTRVYPILKAYNYPAVLGVVGKWLEAKKGEKFLYGNKLKKRSLLLSWKEIKEMSDSGLVEIASHTYNLHYGVLANPQGNKEPAVTSRIYDPKTKTYESDVHYKKRIKKDLEKNSELIYEKTGKRPRVIVWPFGEYNEIALNIAKKLGMDIAFTLDDGSNTLNDLDRLRRILIFSTDKLNDIVWTIDKPNAKKIQRVVHVDLDYIYDPEPVQQEKNLGRLLDRIKAYKITTVYLQAFADPDGDGVANALYFPNRYMPVRADLFNRVAWQLMTRCGVDVYAWLPVSAFNLGNKGVYVKSYDPVTKKSFINKKYYKRLSIFDVDSRKIIKGIYEDLAKYTSFNGILFHDDGFFTDYEDASSAALKVYMKNGFPDSIAKIRQNKLLFKKWTDFKTDSLIAFTIELKKEVQIYRPEVKTARNIYARVIMHTESEAWFAQNFQKFLNSYDYTAVMAMPYMENAKNADQWLLKLIKDVKKYKDGVKKSVFELQSKNWKENRMIKSKTLASQMELLQINGILNYGYYPDDFLQNQPKFRTIYSVMSLQQYPFERK from the coding sequence ATGTTTAAAAAGATATTGATTATTTTGATTTATATTGTCAGTCTTTATGCGGGAGATAAATTTATGGTTCTTTGTTATCATAATGTAGAAGATAACCCTAAAGATCCTGATATTATGACTATTTCCACGGCTAAATTTTTGCAGCAGTTAAACTGGCTTAGTGCCCACGGATATCATCCTGTAAGTATTGATGATTTGATAGCGGCGAAAAAAGGAATTAAAAAACTTCCTAAAAAAGCAATTTTATTAACGTTTGACGATGCTTATCAAAGTTTCTACACCAGAGTGTATCCGATTTTGAAAGCGTATAACTATCCTGCAGTTTTGGGTGTTGTAGGTAAATGGCTTGAAGCTAAAAAAGGTGAAAAGTTTTTATACGGAAACAAACTAAAAAAAAGAAGTCTTCTTCTAAGCTGGAAAGAGATAAAAGAGATGAGTGATTCCGGACTTGTGGAAATAGCTTCCCATACTTATAATTTACATTACGGTGTATTGGCCAATCCTCAAGGAAATAAAGAACCGGCGGTAACTAGCAGGATATATGATCCAAAAACTAAAACATATGAAAGTGATGTACATTATAAAAAAAGAATAAAAAAAGATTTGGAAAAAAATAGCGAATTGATATACGAAAAAACCGGAAAAAGACCAAGAGTAATTGTATGGCCGTTTGGAGAATATAATGAAATAGCTTTAAATATAGCCAAGAAATTAGGTATGGATATCGCTTTTACGTTAGATGACGGTTCTAATACGTTAAATGATTTAGACAGATTAAGAAGAATACTGATTTTTTCAACAGATAAGTTAAACGACATAGTTTGGACTATTGATAAACCGAATGCAAAGAAAATTCAAAGGGTTGTGCATGTGGATTTGGATTATATATATGATCCCGAACCGGTTCAGCAGGAAAAAAATTTAGGCAGGCTTTTAGACAGGATTAAAGCTTATAAAATCACTACGGTATATCTTCAGGCTTTTGCCGATCCTGACGGAGACGGTGTGGCCAATGCCCTTTATTTTCCGAACAGATATATGCCTGTAAGGGCGGATCTTTTTAACAGGGTTGCCTGGCAGTTAATGACAAGATGTGGTGTTGATGTTTATGCCTGGCTGCCGGTAAGCGCTTTTAACTTGGGAAATAAAGGTGTTTATGTAAAAAGTTATGATCCCGTAACGAAAAAAAGTTTTATAAATAAAAAATATTATAAGAGACTTTCAATATTTGACGTCGATTCAAGGAAGATAATTAAGGGAATATATGAAGATTTGGCAAAATACACCTCGTTTAACGGTATTTTGTTTCATGATGACGGATTTTTTACGGATTATGAAGATGCAAGCAGTGCCGCTTTGAAAGTTTATATGAAAAACGGTTTTCCTGATTCAATAGCAAAAATAAGACAGAATAAACTGTTGTTTAAAAAATGGACGGATTTTAAAACCGATTCACTGATAGCATTTACCATAGAGTTGAAAAAAGAAGTGCAGATATATAGACCAGAGGTGAAAACTGCAAGAAATATTTATGCAAGGGTGATAATGCATACTGAAAGTGAAGCCTGGTTTGCACAAAATTTTCAAAAATTTTTAAACAGTTATGATTATACGGCAGTAATGGCGATGCCGTATATGGAAAACGCCAAAAATGCAGATCAGTGGCTTTTGAAATTAATCAAAGACGTAAAAAAATATAAAGACGGAGTGAAAAAATCCGTCTTTGAACTACAAAGCAAGAACTGGAAAGAAAACAGAATGATAAAATCAAAAACTTTAGCCAGTCAAATGGAACTGTTGCAGATAAACGGTATATTAAACTACGGTTATTATCCGGATGATTTTTTACAAAACCAGCCGAAATTCAGAACGATTTATTCGGTAATGTCGCTGCAGCAGTATCCGTTTGAGAGGAAATAA